The following proteins are co-located in the Desulfatiglans sp. genome:
- a CDS encoding toxin HipA has protein sequence MRKADIFMHDIHTGILEETTPRKAYRFTYDPGYSGPPVSLTVPVKPEPFEYDTFPPFLEGLLPEGYNLEALLRALKIDRQDLLSQLLAVGKDMVGAVTVCEAE, from the coding sequence ATGCGGAAAGCTGATATATTTATGCATGATATCCATACAGGCATCCTGGAGGAGACAACCCCACGTAAAGCCTATAGATTCACATATGACCCGGGATATAGCGGGCCTCCTGTTTCTCTCACAGTACCTGTAAAACCTGAACCATTTGAGTATGACACCTTCCCGCCTTTCCTTGAGGGGCTTCTTCCTGAAGGATACAACCTGGAGGCGCTCCTTCGCGCCCTTAAAATAGACAGGCAGGATCTTTTGAGCCAGCTTCTGGCAGTAGGTAAGGATATGGTCGGGGCAGTTACAGTTTGTGAGGCTGAATGA
- a CDS encoding helix-turn-helix transcriptional regulator, with the protein MKEFGAIVQFHRKQAGLSRVSLADIAGVGKTAIYDIENGKDTVRLNTLLKVLDTINISVSIDSPLMAQFKAGDNAES; encoded by the coding sequence ATGAAGGAATTTGGAGCTATTGTTCAGTTCCACCGCAAACAGGCCGGGCTTTCCAGGGTTAGTCTGGCCGATATTGCAGGTGTGGGGAAGACAGCTATCTATGATATTGAAAACGGCAAGGACACTGTCCGGTTGAACACGCTGTTAAAAGTACTTGATACCATCAATATTTCAGTATCTATTGACAGCCCGTTGATGGCACAATTCAAGGCAGGTGATAATGCGGAAAGCTGA
- a CDS encoding HPr family phosphocarrier protein, which yields MEHKKTLLIQNDLGLHGRAAAKIVELSRKYKSKLFFIKNGYGEVDGSNILSILTLSGSKGTEIDAKADGEDSLELLEELSRLFENKFGEGR from the coding sequence ATGGAGCATAAAAAAACACTTTTAATCCAGAATGACCTTGGTCTTCATGGACGGGCTGCCGCAAAAATAGTTGAACTGTCCCGGAAATATAAGTCCAAACTGTTTTTTATTAAAAACGGTTATGGGGAGGTAGATGGTTCAAATATCCTTTCTATTCTTACCCTTTCGGGTTCAAAAGGCACTGAAATTGATGCAAAGGCAGATGGTGAAGACTCTCTCGAGTTACTTGAGGAGTTAAGCAGGCTTTTTGAAAACAAATTTGGTGAAGGAAGATGA
- the smpB gene encoding SsrA-binding protein SmpB, whose translation MSVKVVCQNKKASHDYFIDEALEAGMVLLGPEVKSLRDGRANLVDGYAKIKNGEVFLYNMHITPYPYAHYLNLDPKRTRKLLFNKREIRRLLGKTKEKGYALIPLKVYFKDSMAKIEIGLAKGKKLYDKRHALKEKELKREMDQVKKRR comes from the coding sequence ATGAGCGTAAAAGTTGTTTGTCAAAATAAAAAGGCATCCCATGACTATTTCATAGATGAAGCCCTTGAGGCAGGCATGGTACTCTTAGGGCCTGAAGTAAAATCGTTGAGGGATGGCAGGGCAAATCTTGTAGACGGCTATGCCAAGATAAAAAATGGTGAGGTATTTTTATATAACATGCATATAACCCCCTACCCCTATGCCCATTATCTCAACCTGGACCCGAAACGTACAAGAAAGCTGCTGTTCAATAAAAGAGAGATCAGACGGCTCCTAGGCAAGACAAAGGAAAAGGGGTATGCCCTAATACCTTTAAAGGTCTACTTCAAGGATAGCATGGCAAAGATAGAAATAGGGCTTGCAAAGGGTAAAAAATTATACGATAAACGCCACGCCCTTAAGGAAAAAGAGCTAAAAAGGGAGATGGATCAGGTAAAGAAGAGACGATAA
- the ptsP gene encoding phosphoenolpyruvate--protein phosphotransferase, with protein MTEQVTAENNKLTGIAVSPGIVIGKARLVDRSKQKIIYQYLINENEINREVERLKYALEVTKEQLLDLKSRIPDSIKEHSFILDTHLMIVEDNMITASTINIILEERINAEWALKKSVQKIRQLFDQVDFEYIRDRINDVENVVERILRNLVGKKQESLSNINEKVIIVAHDLTPADTSEINTSMVMGFITDVGGKTSHTAIMAQALKIPAVLGLEKATVSIEDGNMLILDGYKGEVILNPDNDLITSYQEKALYYKNYNSSILQLSHLPSETLDGYRVAVKANIEFLEEVETAKENGAEGVGLYRTEFLYIRNKGVPVENEQYQDYREIAEKITPFPITIRTLDIGGDKIFSNKKPSNEANPALGLRAIRFCLKEQEIFKSQLRAILRASAHGNIRIMFPMISGVQEFIDAKGILSQVMDELEKGNIPYDRKIKVGAMIEIPSAVMVADILAESADFFSIGTNDLIQYTLAIDRSNENVAYMYEPYHPAVIRMIMQVVKAARNAGIEVSLCGEMAGDPFCLPILLGMGINELSLTATGIPQLKKLIRSLSKEAAEKDLENILKLKTSEEVRRYIQKITKDYLPDINGNGFKLKYLQ; from the coding sequence ATGACAGAACAGGTAACAGCCGAAAACAATAAGTTGACCGGCATTGCGGTATCTCCCGGTATCGTGATAGGAAAGGCCCGGCTTGTAGACCGTTCAAAGCAGAAGATAATATATCAATACCTCATTAATGAAAACGAGATCAACAGGGAGGTTGAACGGTTAAAATATGCTCTTGAAGTAACAAAAGAGCAGCTATTAGACCTTAAAAGTCGGATACCTGACAGCATAAAAGAACACTCATTTATCCTGGATACCCATCTGATGATTGTGGAAGATAATATGATAACTGCCTCTACAATCAATATTATACTGGAAGAAAGGATTAATGCCGAATGGGCATTAAAAAAATCGGTACAGAAGATACGCCAGCTCTTTGACCAGGTTGATTTTGAATATATAAGAGACCGCATCAATGATGTTGAGAATGTTGTTGAGCGGATACTCAGAAACCTTGTGGGTAAAAAACAGGAAAGCCTTTCAAACATCAATGAAAAGGTTATAATTGTCGCCCATGATCTTACACCGGCAGACACCAGTGAAATAAATACCTCCATGGTAATGGGCTTTATCACAGATGTGGGTGGCAAGACCTCTCATACTGCAATAATGGCGCAGGCACTTAAAATACCTGCGGTACTGGGTCTTGAAAAGGCCACCGTCAGTATTGAGGATGGAAACATGCTTATTCTTGACGGGTACAAGGGAGAGGTCATATTAAACCCTGATAATGACCTCATTACTTCATATCAGGAAAAGGCCCTTTATTATAAAAACTATAATTCAAGTATTCTCCAGTTAAGTCATCTACCTTCAGAAACATTAGACGGCTATCGCGTAGCAGTTAAGGCCAACATTGAATTTCTCGAAGAGGTTGAAACCGCGAAAGAAAACGGGGCTGAAGGGGTAGGTCTTTACAGGACAGAATTCTTATATATACGAAACAAGGGCGTCCCTGTTGAGAATGAGCAGTATCAAGACTACAGGGAGATCGCGGAAAAAATAACACCTTTTCCTATTACAATAAGAACCCTTGACATAGGTGGAGACAAGATATTCTCAAATAAAAAGCCCTCAAACGAGGCTAATCCAGCGCTAGGGCTCAGGGCTATACGGTTCTGCCTGAAGGAACAGGAGATATTCAAGAGTCAGCTCAGGGCGATACTGAGGGCAAGCGCCCATGGAAATATCAGGATTATGTTCCCAATGATATCCGGCGTCCAGGAATTTATTGATGCAAAAGGCATTTTGTCGCAGGTAATGGATGAGCTTGAAAAGGGAAATATCCCCTATGACAGAAAAATAAAGGTCGGCGCAATGATAGAGATACCATCAGCGGTAATGGTGGCTGATATACTGGCTGAGAGTGCGGATTTTTTCAGTATCGGGACAAATGATCTGATCCAGTATACACTTGCAATTGACCGCAGCAATGAAAATGTTGCCTATATGTATGAACCTTATCACCCTGCTGTAATCCGCATGATTATGCAGGTAGTCAAAGCAGCTCGAAATGCAGGCATAGAGGTCTCATTATGCGGGGAAATGGCCGGAGACCCATTTTGTTTACCTATTCTGCTTGGGATGGGTATCAATGAACTGAGCCTCACAGCAACCGGTATCCCTCAGCTCAAAAAACTTATAAGGTCTCTTTCAAAAGAGGCAGCAGAAAAGGACCTTGAAAACATCCTTAAACTTAAAACATCTGAGGAAGTGCGCAGATACATACAGAAAATAACTAAAGACTACCTGCCTGATATAAATGGCAATGGTTTCAAATTAAAATATTTACAGTGA
- a CDS encoding MarR family transcriptional regulator gives MKEKIYIGIIIKQIHDALERMANRELKEKDLTVSQMRVLWALKNSESGSLTLKELEKLLRNSQPTTLGIAKRLEEKGFVKGEFDSSDKRIKFVKLAPKGEEVCQDSHVHMDETEEKFLKGLTKGERTLFTELLIKINKNIESYDF, from the coding sequence GTGAAAGAAAAAATATATATCGGAATTATTATAAAGCAGATACATGATGCCCTTGAAAGGATGGCAAACAGGGAGCTTAAAGAAAAAGATCTTACTGTCTCTCAAATGCGTGTACTATGGGCTCTAAAAAACTCCGAAAGCGGGAGCCTCACTCTGAAAGAACTTGAAAAGTTGCTCCGAAATTCACAGCCTACAACCCTTGGCATTGCTAAAAGGCTTGAAGAAAAGGGCTTTGTAAAAGGCGAGTTTGATAGCTCTGACAAGCGAATCAAGTTTGTAAAATTGGCACCAAAGGGAGAAGAAGTCTGCCAGGATTCACATGTCCACATGGATGAAACCGAAGAAAAGTTTCTGAAAGGTCTCACAAAAGGTGAGAGGACTTTATTCACCGAGTTGCTTATAAAGATCAATAAAAATATTGAGTCATATGATTTTTAA
- a CDS encoding type II toxin-antitoxin system HicB family antitoxin gives MATYTAVIEKCCEIGLYVGFVPGFPGAHSQGETLDELNQNLKEVIEMLLEDGYPKMESEFVGTQNVMVA, from the coding sequence ATGGCAACATACACAGCGGTCATAGAAAAATGTTGCGAAATAGGTCTTTATGTTGGTTTTGTTCCGGGCTTTCCTGGTGCACATTCACAAGGGGAAACACTTGATGAACTAAACCAAAATCTGAAAGAGGTTATAGAAATGCTCCTGGAAGATGGCTATCCAAAAATGGAAAGCGAATTTGTTGGGACTCAAAATGTTATGGTTGCATAA
- a CDS encoding HipA domain-containing protein: MNICPITYEECEKRYSPKGLSLLSRSLMELVDLPYTASDQIIEAASRAPKMSIQGIQPKLSAILNTRINGFELVDTGGRYILKPQNPQYRNLPENEDLSMRLASAAGIQVPLHGLVYSKDSSMTYFIKRFDRTGKKKIALEDFSQLMGLSRDTKYDASMEKVAKVIEQYCTFPALEKIKLFRLTLVNFLLGNEDMHVKNFSLMTKDNKTELAPAYDILNTTIVLSDPKEEIALPVKGRKNRLDSYILIDYFGRDRLALNDKIISSLLDDINGAMPEWDRLVEISFLPNELKDRYRLVLEKRRDRLLR; the protein is encoded by the coding sequence ATGAATATCTGCCCAATAACATATGAAGAATGTGAAAAAAGATATTCACCAAAGGGTTTAAGTCTCCTTTCAAGAAGTCTCATGGAGCTTGTGGATCTGCCATATACCGCCTCGGATCAGATTATCGAAGCTGCTTCCCGTGCACCGAAAATGTCCATCCAGGGTATTCAGCCCAAGCTGAGTGCCATATTGAATACCCGCATAAACGGGTTTGAACTTGTGGACACCGGTGGCAGATATATCCTTAAACCTCAAAACCCGCAATACAGAAACCTGCCTGAAAACGAAGATCTGTCCATGCGTCTAGCATCTGCAGCTGGCATCCAGGTGCCGCTGCACGGTCTTGTATATTCCAAAGACAGCTCAATGACATATTTCATAAAGCGGTTTGACAGGACAGGAAAAAAAAAGATTGCTTTGGAAGACTTTTCCCAGCTTATGGGGTTAAGCAGAGACACAAAGTATGATGCATCCATGGAAAAAGTAGCAAAGGTTATAGAGCAGTACTGCACCTTTCCGGCACTTGAAAAAATAAAACTGTTCAGGCTGACCCTGGTGAATTTTTTACTGGGCAATGAAGACATGCATGTAAAAAACTTTTCATTAATGACAAAGGATAATAAAACAGAGCTTGCACCTGCATACGATATCCTGAACACCACGATCGTTCTGTCTGATCCCAAAGAAGAGATAGCACTGCCCGTAAAAGGAAGGAAAAACAGACTGGATTCATATATTTTAATTGACTATTTCGGCAGGGACAGACTGGCATTGAATGATAAGATTATCTCATCCCTCTTAGATGATATTAATGGCGCAATGCCTGAATGGGACAGGCTTGTAGAGATCAGTTTTTTACCGAATGAATTGAAAGACAGGTATAGACTGGTGCTGGAAAAGAGGAGAGATAGGTTGTTGAGATAA